The Ignavibacteriales bacterium genome segment CGGATAAAAGCTCAAAGACGCGCCAGCCGGGAAAACTCTCAGAACGAATAAATATTTACCCCTTTAATTTAAGTGAGACTGGTTTTTATAAAAATCAGTCTCACTTGAATGTTATAAACCACTATAATGAAATCAATTTTTTGTTGCTACCTTTATTCAGGTAATTCTTCTCAAAATGCTTTGTAATCAGGTTGAATGCTTCCTCAGTCGAGTTACAAAAATTCATTAGTTTTAAATCATCGGGATTAATTGTGCCGTACTCGATAAGAACATCGAAGTTGATCACCCTTTTCCAATACTTATCATCATAAACAACAACCAATAAATGCTTTTTAATTTTTTCTGTCTGAAGTAAAGTAATCACTTCCATAAATTCATCCATCGTTCCAAACCCACCAGGAAATACAATTAATGCCTTAGCCAAATAGATGAACCAGAATTTTCTCATAAAAAAGTAATGGAATTCAAATGCCAATTCTGGTGGGACATATTTATTAACAAATTGCTCAAACGGAATACTGATATTCAATCCGATTGAATAACCACCAGCCAACTTTGCCCCTTTATTTGCTGCTTCCATTATTCCAGGACCTCCCCCGCTGCACATTATAAATCTGTTTTCTTCTACTGGTAAATTTAATGACCATTCCGTTAATCTTTTTGATAAATCAACAGCATCTTCATAGTATTTAGACATTTCAACAAGTCTTTGAGCTTGTCTTAATTTTTGTGGGAAATCAGAAACCTTTTTTGGATCCAATTTTTTAATTTCAGCATAATCTTTAAGCGCATCTTTTTTTGATTTGAATCTGGCTGATCCAAACATTACAATTGTATCAACAATGTTTTGTTTTTTAAAACGTGCTCTTGGTTCAAGAAATTCTGCAAGAATTCTTATCGATCTGCCATCGGCTGAATTTAGGAAATCTTGATTCTTATATGCTTTAACAGGACTTTTAGTTTTGCTCATATTATCTCTTAAAAAATGTTCATTAAAATAAGGATTCTAATGATAAATTATTACAAAAAGAAAAGAAATTTTTAATATTCCTTTTTGGATTGACTATATTTACGACCGTTAAAATTATAAACCAGCAACAAAGAACAATGAAAAAAATACTGCTTATTTTACTAATTTCCTTTACTAGTATCTTTTCCAAAGATTATGAATTAATTAAAAGATTGGATAAAATACTTGAAACTCTTCCGCGGGGTACAAAATATGGAATTTTGATTTATAATCCCAACACAAAAGATACCTTATTCAGTGCAAATTCTACAATGCCAATAAAACCAGCATCCAATATTAAACTATTTACAACGGCGGTTTCTTTATCATCCATGGGAAGTGATTATCCAATTTCAACAAAATTATTAAGTGAAGACTTTAAGCTTGATGACGGAATCCTAAATGGAAATTTGTATATCAAAGGATTTGGAAATTCGATTTTTACAGATCATGATATTGATTCATTAGTATCAGTTATAAAAACGATTGGTATAAAAAAAATAACGGGAAAAATTGTTGGCGATGATACCTATTTTGATAATGAATATAAGAGAAGCGATTGGATTATTGATGAGGCAGATGTTGATCCTTTACAACCTGTATCGGCACTATCGATAAATAGAAATAAGATTCAAATTTCATTAAGAGCCTCCGTTAAAACTGGTGGTAGTATTTCTTATTCATTATTTCCGGAATGTTCATTGATTGATATAAAGAATTTGGCGAAGACAACCAAAAGAAAATCTTCAATTCACATTTCACAAAATTTTTTAGAAGGTAAATATGAGATTATAATTTCTGGCGGATTAAAAAGACGAACATCAGGTTCCTATTCAGTTGAAATAGAAAACCCTCCTTTGTTTGCCGCAGAATTATTAAAGGACCGGCTAATCAAATCTGGTATTACCGTTCTTGAAAATGCAGTTATTGGTGAAACTCCAAAAGATGTTAATGAATTATGTGAAAAATCAATTCCATTAAAATATTTATGTAACATAGCAAACAAACGAAGTGATAATTTTATTGCTGAGTGTTTGTTCAAAACTCTTGGTGCTTATTTTAGTGAGAGCCAGGGAAGTGGGTTTTTCGCTACACAGGCAATACTAAGTTTTTTAAAGGAAAATCATATTTATTCTGATAACGTAGTAATTGTGGATGGTTCGGGTCTCTCACATCAAAATCAGGTTACAGTATTAACAATTGTAAATCTATTAGATAGAATTTACCGTAATCCTGAAATCTATTTTGATTATTATAACTCATTATCTATTGCTGGACGAGATGGTACATTAAGAAACCGCCAAATTGGATCAAATGCAGAGAATAATTTTCATGGTAAAACCGGATCCTTGCATGGAGTTTTATCTTTATCAGGTTATATGAAATCAAAATCTGGTAATGATCTAATAATAAGTATGTTATTCGAATATGAACGGGCAGGTAAATCTACTTACAAAACTATTACCGATAGAATAGTTGAAATGTTATAGACTCATGTATCAGTTTGATTTAAGGAAGAACAAAGTTAACGGAGTTTTCAGATAAAAAGTGAGAATGATTAAATTACACATTCTGAATTAGATTTTTCAGAATAAAAAAGCCTATTCCTGTTAAGGAATAAGCTTTAGTATTTTATAAAACTAAATTTACTTTTTGGGTGCTTGTTGAGGTAATGATGGCTGTGTAGGCACACTTTGTTGTCTTGATTGAATTACACTTTCTCTGTCACCACCCGCCGAGGTAGGTAAAAAGAATAAGTTAATCAACAACGTTAAAACTACCAGCGTTCCTGCTAACCACCAAGTTGCTTTACTTAAAAAGTCAGCGGTTCTTCGTGATCCAAACATAGTCCCAATCTGGGCTCCGCCAAAAGTTCCAGCTAATCCCCCACCTTTACTAGCTTGCAAAAGGACAATTACTATTAACATTATTGCAATAAGAACTGTTACAGACACTAAAATAGAATACATTTTTTACTCCTAACTATTTTGTAGCGGGGGAGGGATTCGAACCCCCGACACGTGGATTATGATTCCACTGCTCTAACCGACTGAGCTACCCCGCCACGTCTTTAAAATTTGGATTATAAATATAGGAACACACCAATGAATTTCCAAACCAATCACTTTAATTAAGCTATGTTAATTTTCCAATAAAAGACCATTGAACTGCAATTTTTGGATCAAATAAGAATAATTATCATTCTATAAATTCAACTTAAAGTTATTTTAAATCTCTTCCTTAGCAAATAAATAAAAATGGGTGCACCAATAAGTGCCGTGATTGCTCCAACAGGAATTTCCGCTGGTGCAATGATTACTCTTGCAATACTATCAGCAAGTGCTAAATAAGAAGCTCCAATAAGAAAAGATGCTGGAATGACGATCCTGTTGTCTACACCAAAAATCATTCTACAAATATGAGGAATTAGTAATCCTACAAAACCGATTATTCCACTTACAGAAACTAAAACTCCTACCAATAAACTTGAAAGAATATATGTAACATTTCTAAGCAGAGAAGTATTGATTCCCAAATGCTGGGCTGTGGCACTTCCAAGCGAAAGTACATTATATTTCTGTCCGTTTAAACTAAGAATGAAGGAAATTATAATTGAAACTGGTAGAATAAAATAAGATGTTTTTGCATCAGCAATGGAAAGATGACCCATCAACCAGAAAACAGCAGTACGTAAAGATTCATTTAGAAATGTTACAAGAACTAATATTACAGCGGAAAAAAAAGCTCCGATCATTACTCCGGAAAGAAGCATAACATTTGGTTCTAACTCACCAAACCTTTTACCAAATAGAAATACAAGAAATATTACACTTATTGCTCCCAAAAAAGAAAAGACTTGTGTTGCAATAAATCCGGCACCAATAACCATAGAAAGAACCGCTCCAAAAGCAGCTCCGCTTGATATACCGAGGATGTACGGCTCAGCAAGTGGATTCATAAGTATTGCTTGAAACACAGCTCCACACACAGACAAACCTCCGCCAACTGCAATTGCTAATAAAACTCTTGGAAGTCGAACTTCATAGACTATTTGCTTTGTTAGATCGGTTGCTTCACCAATAAAGAATAAATGAAATAAATCGTTGAGGGAGATTGAAACTGATCCAACTAATAAACTAATTGTACCAGCAATAATTGTAACTATAAAAAGTAATGTGATTTTTAAGATGTATGGAGAAATTTTTAATCTTCTATTTGCTTCCATAAGTAATCAAGTAAGGAATTCAATCCAAGTTTGGAAGTTGCTGAAATTACATAAACCGGATCAGAATAATTTTTTAATTTTGTTTTTTTTACTTTTGCAACCTCCTTTTCCGTAAGCAAGTCTGCTTTAGTTAGAGCAATGATTTTTTTCTTCTGAGATAGTTCCTGACTGAATTGAGCTAATTCATTCAACAAAGTATCGTAATCTCTTTGATAATCATCAGAAGTAACATCAATTAATATTAACAAGATTCTAGTTCGTTCAATATGCCGCAAAAATTTAATACCTAAACCTTTACCGGAGTGTGCGCCTTCTATAATTCCAGGAATATCTGCAACAACAAAACTTTTATAATCTTTATATTTTACAATTCCAAGATTAGGTTCAAGTGTCGTAAATGGATAATCTGCAATTTTGGGACGTGCATCTGAAACTACCGAAATCAACGTCGATTTACCGGCATTTGGAAATCCTACTAAACCAACATCTGCAATTAATTTTAGTTCAAGAATAATTTTTATTTCTTCGCCGGATCTGCCAGACTCAGCAAATCGAGGTGTTTGATGCGTTGCTGTTGCAAATTTGCTGTTACCTCTGCCACCTTTTCCACCCCTTGCTACAACATAACTTTTTCCATCCTCATTCAAATCGAAAAGAATTTCCTGAGATTCGGCATCTTTAATTACAGTACCGGGTGGCACTTTTATTATTAAATCCTCTCCCCCTTTTCCATCTTTTAAAGAGCTTCCGCCTGGTGCTCCTTTCTGAGCATCATATTTGCGCTTATATCTAAAGTCAAGTAATGTATGAAGGTTATGGTGCGCCTGGAAAAT includes the following:
- the obgE gene encoding GTPase ObgE, which codes for MFIDYAEILIKAGNGGDGSVSFRREKYVPKGGPAGGDGGNGGDIIFQAHHNLHTLLDFRYKRKYDAQKGAPGGSSLKDGKGGEDLIIKVPPGTVIKDAESQEILFDLNEDGKSYVVARGGKGGRGNSKFATATHQTPRFAESGRSGEEIKIILELKLIADVGLVGFPNAGKSTLISVVSDARPKIADYPFTTLEPNLGIVKYKDYKSFVVADIPGIIEGAHSGKGLGIKFLRHIERTRILLILIDVTSDDYQRDYDTLLNELAQFSQELSQKKKIIALTKADLLTEKEVAKVKKTKLKNYSDPVYVISATSKLGLNSLLDYLWKQIED
- a CDS encoding iron ABC transporter permease → MEANRRLKISPYILKITLLFIVTIIAGTISLLVGSVSISLNDLFHLFFIGEATDLTKQIVYEVRLPRVLLAIAVGGGLSVCGAVFQAILMNPLAEPYILGISSGAAFGAVLSMVIGAGFIATQVFSFLGAISVIFLVFLFGKRFGELEPNVMLLSGVMIGAFFSAVILVLVTFLNESLRTAVFWLMGHLSIADAKTSYFILPVSIIISFILSLNGQKYNVLSLGSATAQHLGINTSLLRNVTYILSSLLVGVLVSVSGIIGFVGLLIPHICRMIFGVDNRIVIPASFLIGASYLALADSIARVIIAPAEIPVGAITALIGAPIFIYLLRKRFKITLS
- a CDS encoding LOG family protein, with the protein product MSKTKSPVKAYKNQDFLNSADGRSIRILAEFLEPRARFKKQNIVDTIVMFGSARFKSKKDALKDYAEIKKLDPKKVSDFPQKLRQAQRLVEMSKYYEDAVDLSKRLTEWSLNLPVEENRFIMCSGGGPGIMEAANKGAKLAGGYSIGLNISIPFEQFVNKYVPPELAFEFHYFFMRKFWFIYLAKALIVFPGGFGTMDEFMEVITLLQTEKIKKHLLVVVYDDKYWKRVINFDVLIEYGTINPDDLKLMNFCNSTEEAFNLITKHFEKNYLNKGSNKKLISL
- the secG gene encoding preprotein translocase subunit SecG; the protein is MYSILVSVTVLIAIMLIVIVLLQASKGGGLAGTFGGAQIGTMFGSRRTADFLSKATWWLAGTLVVLTLLINLFFLPTSAGGDRESVIQSRQQSVPTQPSLPQQAPKK
- the dacB gene encoding D-alanyl-D-alanine carboxypeptidase/D-alanyl-D-alanine-endopeptidase; the encoded protein is MKKILLILLISFTSIFSKDYELIKRLDKILETLPRGTKYGILIYNPNTKDTLFSANSTMPIKPASNIKLFTTAVSLSSMGSDYPISTKLLSEDFKLDDGILNGNLYIKGFGNSIFTDHDIDSLVSVIKTIGIKKITGKIVGDDTYFDNEYKRSDWIIDEADVDPLQPVSALSINRNKIQISLRASVKTGGSISYSLFPECSLIDIKNLAKTTKRKSSIHISQNFLEGKYEIIISGGLKRRTSGSYSVEIENPPLFAAELLKDRLIKSGITVLENAVIGETPKDVNELCEKSIPLKYLCNIANKRSDNFIAECLFKTLGAYFSESQGSGFFATQAILSFLKENHIYSDNVVIVDGSGLSHQNQVTVLTIVNLLDRIYRNPEIYFDYYNSLSIAGRDGTLRNRQIGSNAENNFHGKTGSLHGVLSLSGYMKSKSGNDLIISMLFEYERAGKSTYKTITDRIVEML